Proteins from one Elgaria multicarinata webbii isolate HBS135686 ecotype San Diego chromosome 3, rElgMul1.1.pri, whole genome shotgun sequence genomic window:
- the LOC134396416 gene encoding H-2 class I histocompatibility antigen, Q10 alpha chain-like isoform X2, which translates to MTELQVLGVAFLLMGGPGWAFPPHANLKDSSQSSPSSLSLRYFYTSVSEPGQGLPQFITVGYVDDQLFIQYDSNTKTAQPRTPWMEKVGDEDPRYWDRNTKIAQNTEQKFRVHHVNLRRYYNQTGGFHSLQQMYGCELRGDGSKGGYNQYGYDGRDYLALDMETLTWTAANTQAQISKRKREAEPAIAQRYKAYLEEECIEWLRRYLVYGKETLMRTEPPVVKVTHQASRKDLETLICQAHGFYPKEIDATWRRDGEIMDYETFRRSVAPNSDGTYHIWLSIEIDPKERDLYRCHVDHAGLPEPLVLAWEEPCGVRWSAIMPFITGAILFVLLSAVLISLTVNIIIRKKKMEIVDCQPNIQNYIKSDEALSTGSDSSEKQLLQ; encoded by the exons ATGACGGAGCTCCAGGTCCTTGGGGTTGCTTTCCTGCTGATGGGGGGCCCTGGGTGGGCATTCCCCCCACATGCGAACTTGAAGG aCTCCTCCCAATCCTCCCCTTCCTCGCTCTCCCTGCGCTATTTCTACACATCCGTGTCGGAGCCTGGCCAGGGGCTGCCTCAGTTCATCACTGTGGGCTACGTGGACGACCAGCTCTTTATCCAGTATGACAGCAACACAAAGACTGCGCAGCCTCGAACACCCTGGATGGAGAAGGTGGGGGACGAGGATCCCAGGTACTGGGACAGGAACACCAAGATAGCGCAGAACACTGAGCAGAAGTTCCGAGTGCACCACGTGAACCTGCGGAGGTACTACAACCAGACTGGAG GGTTTCACTCCCTGCAGCAGATGTACGGCTGTGAGCTGAGGGGAGACGGGAGCAAAGGGGGGTATAACCAGTATGGCTACGATGGGAGGGACTACCTCGCCCTGGACATGGAGACCCTCACCTGGACGGCCGCCAATACCCAGGCTCAGATAAGCAAGAGGAAAAGGGAGGCTGAACCTGCTATTGCCCAGCGCTACAAGGCCTACCTGGAAGAGGAATGCATTGAGTGGCTGCGGAGATACCTGGTCTACGGGAAGGAGACTTTGATGAGGACAG AGCCCCCGGTGGTGAAGGTGACACACCAGGCAAGTAGGAAGGACCTGGAGACGCTCATCTGCCAGGCCCACGGCTTCTACCCCAAGGAGATCGACGCCACCTGGAGGAGGGATGGGGAGATCATGGACTATGAGACCTTCCGTAGAAGTGTCGCCCCCAATTCAGACGGGACCTACCACATCTGGCTCAGCATTGAGATCGACCCCAAGGAGAGGGACCTCTACCGGTGCCATGTGGACCATGCCGGCCTGCCAGAGCCTCTGGTCTTGGCCTGGGAGGAGCCTTGTGGTGTGAGATGGAGTG CCATCATGCCGTTCATCACGGGAGCCATCTTGTTCGTCCTGCTGTCGGCTGTTCTCATCTCCTTGACTGTGAACATAATTATCA